The nucleotide window GCCCAAGCCTGGCAGCCCCTAACCATGGGGGGAGGGGATTGGGAGCGTTTTCCATTCCTGGAAACCCACCTGAAGAGGTGCTTCTTAGCAGGGAGGGGGAGGACCAACACGGGGAAAAGGAACAGCAGAAACTCCCCCGCGCTTTGGGATCTCCTGCCGAGGGGACAAAATTCCTATCAATAGAGTCCGTGAGGACGCAGAGCCCTGGATTTAGGACTTGCACTTGGCATCGTGCGGTGCTGCCACCCTGGGCGGGGAGATGGAAAGGGTGGCCAGAACATCCAGTCCTGGGCAGAGTGAGGAGGCAAAGCGCTCTCAGGCATCCCAAGCCCTCTCTCTGCCCCAGCCGCCTTTCTGGACTTTGAAACCGGGGCAGGACCCAGAGGGAGAGAGCAGGGTCCGAAGGCTCACTTAACCCTGGGGAAGATGCCTGACCTTTGGGTCTTCTCTCACTCATTTAAAAGGTCTTGTTCTAATCCCCCTCCACCTTCACTCACTTCTTTTAGGCAAAGAGGAGAAGTTTTCAGCGTCAGCCTCTTTATCTctaagatgggggtggggtgaccttggacaagtcatttaactcccttgGGGTTCCCATGGGTCCTCAGTGAAAGCAGGAGGTTGCTCCTCTGAGGTTGCTTCTGGTACTGGATCTGGGAGGCTCTGATCCCTCCCTGGTCTACTGTTCAGTGACATTTTGAAgaagaatttaattaaattggcATGTTTGCTACAACCCGTAAGCCGGCTTTATTCAGAGAAGGTTGTGGTGCCGAGCTgctgactcccttccttccttctcgaGTCTCCCGCTATCTCCCTCTTGAAAGGGCCCCTCTAGCCAGCAGAAGCTGCTCTAAGCAGGAGGGCTCCGTGGTCTCCCCTGGACTAGCCCCCTGTGTGGAGCCCGTAGGTGGCCCATCTGAAATCCTTGGTGTGGAGCCGTTGGGCCAGGGCGGGCCGGGCCGGCAGGTTCTGGTAATCCCCTGGACCACCCATCCCGGTCCCGGAGTCTCCAGAGGATGGGGGAGCGCTTGGTGCTTGCGCCGGGGCTTGGAAGCTCTTTGTGCCTCCGAATGGTCAGTGTTCCTGCGGTGAGGGCGCCTGGGGCAGGGCTGCTGCCCGCCGCTCCAGCCACTCTCTACTCCGGGCCTCTGCGGCCTCGTCTCCGAAGGGACGGGCTTGTGCTTGCCCTGCTTGGCCTCGCCTGCTTGGCTTCCGAGGATCCGGAGCGGATGGTGCTTTCTGGCTCCGCGCGGTCCGGCCTGCGGGTTCTCCCCTGGGGAGCTCAGAGCACGGGGTAAGGAAGGGCCCGGCGTGAGCGCCCGCAGCCCACCTCACACATCACTAGCCGGAGGACAGCCCTCCCCAGCCTGCACGGGCCAGCGAGCCACACGCGCGCCCAAGGGCGACGGCCCCCATcagctcccttttctcctcccacagGTTTTAGAAGAAGTCTTGGACTGTGAATTGGGGCTTTGGGTAAGTGGCTTTCCTGGTCCGTGGGGGGCTCGTGGGCCCTCGCTTCGTGGCTGCTCAATGActtcctggggggaggggagccccCCTTCTTTCCTGCCTTTGGTGGCGCGGGAAACAGGTGCTCGCGGGTCCGGGACCTGCGACAGGCGGCCCTGGGTGACCCGCAGGCTCCAGGGGCTCACGAGGAAGCCCGAGGCATGCCGGGGAGCGGGGGGTGAAGGGCGTCCGGGAAGATGGTCTGGAACCCCCGGGGCAGCTCCGAACAGAAGCCCCGAGAGGAGCAGCCTTGCTTGGGGCCCTGGGGCGGGCGCTCCTCACCGGCCCCTCTTCTGGCAGGTGGCGACAACATGGCCTCGCCGGCAGACAGCTGCATCCAGTTCACCCGCCACGCCAGCGACGTCCTTCTCAACCTGAATCGCCTTCGGAGCCGAGATATCCTGACCGATGTGGTCATCGTGGTGAACCGGGAGCAGTTCCGGGCCCACAAGACCGTCCTCATGGCCTGCAGGTGAGGGCGCTGAGCGGCGGGCAGGGGCTGGGCAGGGGCTGGGCAGGGGCTGGGCAGGGGCTGGCGGCGGGCAGCAGGGGCTGGGCAGGGGCTGGCGGCGGGCAGCAGGGGCTGGGCAGGGGTTGGGCAGGGGCTGGGCAGGGGCTGGCGGCGGGCAGCAGGGGGCTGGGCAGGGGCTGGGCAGGGGCTGGGCAGGGGCTGGGCGGTGGGCTGGGCAGGGGCTGGGCAGGGGCTGGGCGGTGAGCTGGGCAGGGGCTGGTGGCAGGCAGCAGGGGGCTGGGCAGGGGCTGGGGGCGGGCAGCAGGGGGCTGGGGGCGGGCAGCAGGGGGCTGGGCAGGGGCTGGGCAGGGGCTGGGCAGGGGCTGGCGGCGGGCAGGGGCTGGTGGCGGGCGGCAGGGGGCTGGGCAGGGGCTGGCGGCGGGCAGGGGCTGGTGGCGGGCGGCAGGGGGCTGGGCAGGGGCTGGCGGCGGGCAGGGGCTGGCGGCGGGCAGCAGGGGGCTGGGCAGGGGCTGGGCAGGGGCTGGGCAGGGGCTGGGCAGGGGCTGGCGGCGGGCAGCAGGGGGCTGGGCAGGGGCTGGCAGCGGGCAGCAGGGGGCTGGGCGGTGGGCTGGGCAGGGGCTGGGCGGTGGGCTGGGCAGGGGCTGGGCGGTGGGCTGGGCAGGGGCTGGGCGGTGGGCTGGGCAGGGGCTGGCAGCGGGCAGCAGGGGCTGGGCAGGGGCTGGGCAGGGGCTGGCGGCGGGCAGCAGGGGGCTGACAGAGCGCTGTCGGGGGTCCTGGGAACCAGAGGGGGTGGGGGCGGCCCGCAGCGTCACGGAGCCCCAGCTCTTCGGGCTCCCCGGCGGCTCAGCCTGCCCCTGTACGGGGAGGGCGGGGCAGGGGGGCCCTGGCTGTGGGCTGCCCTTGGAAGCCCCCCCGAGCGCAGAGCcccatttcctgtctctctgccGGCAGCGGCCTCTTCTACAGCATCTTCACGGACCAGCTGAAGTGCAACCTGAGTGTGATCAACCTGGACCCCGAGATCAACCCCGAGGGCTTCTGCATCCTGCTGGACTTCATGTACACGTCCCGCCTGAACCTGCGCGAGGGCAACATCATGGCGGTGATGGCCACGGCCATGTACCTGCAGATGGAGCACGTGGTGGACACGTGCCGGAAGTTCATCAAGGCCAGGtgagcccccccctcccccccccgcgGGCCCCGCTTCGGGCTGGGGGCAGAACGCGGCGGGGGTGATGGCGGCTGCGTCGGCGTGACCGCCCGTCCCTTGTCTCGCAGCGAGGCGGAGATGGTGTCCGCCCTGAAGCCTCCCCGGGACGAGTATCTGGCCGGCCGGATGCTGCTGCCCCAGGAGGTCATGGCCTACCGGAGCCGCGAGGTGGCCGAGAGCGGCGGCCCCCTGCGGAGCGGGCCGCTGTGCGACGGCCGAGCCTTCGGGCCCGGCCTCTACAACGGGCTGAGCGCGGCGCCGGCCTCCTACCCCGTGTACGGCCACCTGCCGGTGAACGGCTTCTTCGACGAGGAGCTGCGGGACGTGCGCGTGCCCATGGCCGACCTGCCGCGCGCCGCCCCGTACCCCAAGGAGCGCGGGCCCCCCTGCGACGGCCCCCGGCCGCTGGCCGACTACAGCCGCGCCGTCATGGAGGTGTCGGCCAACATGTGCCACGGCAGCATCTACTCCCCGAAGGAGGCCGCCCCGGAGGAGGGGCGCAGCGAGGCGCACTACGGCGGCAGCGAGGCGGGCCCCAAGCCGGCCGCGCCGTCCGCCCGCGGCGCCACCTACTTCGCGGCCTGCGACAAGCCCGGCAAGGAGGAGGAGCGGACGTCGTCCGAGGACGAGATCAGCCTGCACTTCGAGCCCCCCAGCGCGCCCCTGCACCGCAAGGGCCTGGTGAGCCCGCAGAGCCCCCAGAAGTCCGACTGCCAGCCCAACTCGCCCACCGAGTCGAGCAGCAGCAAGAACGCCTGCATCCTGCAGGGGGCCGGCTCGCCCCCCGCCAAGAGCCCCGGCAGCGACCCCAAGGCCTGCAACTGGAAGAAGTACAAGTTCATCGTGCTCAACTCCCTGAACCAGAGCGCCAAGGCCGACGGGCCCGAGCAGGCCGAGCTGGGCCGCCTGTCGCCGCGCGCCTACGTGCCCACGTCCACCTGCCAGCAGCCGCTGGAGCCCGAGAACCTCAACCTCCGCTCGCCCGCCAAGCTGGGCGCCGGCGCCGAGGACGCGGCCATCTCGCAGGCCAGCCGGCTCAACAACATCGTCACCAGGTACGCGGGCCGCCCCGGGGGCTCCTGGCCTGAGAGCCTGCTCAGGCCCGGGGCCTCGGCCCTCCTGGACCCCGGGACCCCCGGACCCCCGATCCCCAGCCTCTGGGCCCCCAGACCCCCTGGACCCCCGGCCTCTGGGCCCCCTGGACCCCAGGACCCCCAGGCCCCCAGACCCCTGGACCCCCTGGACCCCCTGGACCCCTGGACCCCCAATCCCCAGCCTCTGGGCCCCCAGACCCCCAGACCCCCCAGACCTCCTGGATCCCCGGCCTCCGGGCCCCCTGGACCCCCAGGACCCCTGGACCCCCTGGACCCCCTGGACCCCCTGGACCCCCGGCCTCTGGGCCCCCCGGCCCCGGGCTCCCCAGGCCCCCAGACCCCCGGACCCCC belongs to Monodelphis domestica isolate mMonDom1 chromosome 8, mMonDom1.pri, whole genome shotgun sequence and includes:
- the BCL6 gene encoding B-cell lymphoma 6 protein, whose translation is MASPADSCIQFTRHASDVLLNLNRLRSRDILTDVVIVVNREQFRAHKTVLMACSGLFYSIFTDQLKCNLSVINLDPEINPEGFCILLDFMYTSRLNLREGNIMAVMATAMYLQMEHVVDTCRKFIKASEAEMVSALKPPRDEYLAGRMLLPQEVMAYRSREVAESGGPLRSGPLCDGRAFGPGLYNGLSAAPASYPVYGHLPVNGFFDEELRDVRVPMADLPRAAPYPKERGPPCDGPRPLADYSRAVMEVSANMCHGSIYSPKEAAPEEGRSEAHYGGSEAGPKPAAPSARGATYFAACDKPGKEEERTSSEDEISLHFEPPSAPLHRKGLVSPQSPQKSDCQPNSPTESSSSKNACILQGAGSPPAKSPGSDPKACNWKKYKFIVLNSLNQSAKADGPEQAELGRLSPRAYVPTSTCQQPLEPENLNLRSPAKLGAGAEDAAISQASRLNNIVTRSLTGSPRSSTEGHSPLYLPSSKCRSCGSQSPQHSEMCLHSTGTGFPEEMGETQSEYSDSSCENGAFFCNECDCRFSEEASLKRHTLQTHSDKPYKCDRCQASFRYKGNLASHKTVHTGEKPYRCNICGAQFNRPANLKTHTRIHSGEKPYKCETCGARFVQVAHLRAHVLIHTGEKPYPCEICGTRFRHLQTLKSHLRIHTGEKPYHCEKCNLHFRHKSQLRLHLRQKHGAITNTKVQYRVSAGDLPPELPKAC